The genomic window GAGCATTGGAGCAGTGCATTGATTTCCGCATGGATGGTCCTGATGCAGTGGCCCCCTTCAACGAGGCAGCCGACATCTATGCAGTGGGCCTCTCCCGATACGGATCCATTATAGCCGCCGGCGATCACCCGGTTGTCCTTCACGATCGTCGTCCCCACCTTCAGCCGCTCACATGTCGAACGGAGGCTCAATAGGTGGCTCTGTGCCAGAAAGTACTGATGCCAGTCTATTCTCATTCTATCCCTCCTCTTGTCTGTCCATTAGTCTATTGTAATATAAGGTTCCAGACTTTCAAATGTTTTATCGCCGATGCCGGGTATGTTCTTGATGTCTTCAAGTTTCATGAACAATCCGTGCTCCTCCCGATAATCGATGAAGAGCTGTGCCTTCTTCTCTCCGATGCCGTTCAATGTCACGAGCTCCTCCACCCCAGCGGTGTTGATGTTCACCTTTTCGCCGTCATCGGCGGTCGCGGGGCTTTCGGTCACGGGGACATCCGCCTCCACGGCCTCTCCAACCACAGGTACGTAGATCACCATCTCGTCCACAAGCTTCATGGACTGGTTGACGGTGAGGAGGTCTGCATCGGCCTCAAGCTGGGCCATCTCCAGCACATTCTTGACCCTGGCATCAGGCGGCAGCTCAAATACCCCCGGATACTTCACCGCACCCTTCACTTCCACAAAAATGGTCGCCGCTTCCGTCGTCATCTCCTCCAGGGAGGGCTCTTCAATGGAGGATTCCGGCTCATAGGCCATCACCTCCACACCCTCATCGGCGGAAAGCAGGGCAAAGGCTGCAGCCACCAGCATCAGGACGCCACCGCCGGCAATCCAAAATTTGTACTTCTCCCATATTGCTCTGATATCCATCATGCCATTCTCCTCCATAAAAAACCTCTTTATATATATATGGAGCAAAAAGGGCATTTTGATTTTTTTCGATGTCAAATAAATAAAAAAACTTGAGAAATAAAAATAACCCGGCTCAATAGCCGGGTTCATGTCATCGCTGTTTCTTCTTCAATATATAGAATACCCTATCACACACTTCTGTCACTGCATTCTCGGCATCAAAATCACTGAATGCGGTATCGATGATGAATCCGGACCTGTCGATGAGCTGGAGCATGTCCTTGTGCGTATAAGTCCGCTGGGCATGTGTTTCCTGCACTTTACGGTAAAGGTCGGATGTTTCCTCCTCCTTTATGAAAAAGGTCATATCGTGGATGACGGAAAGGGGCGCCTCCCCTTTTATGGCATTCCATATATAGGTGATGTGATCCGTTTCATCACTGTATGTCACATCGTTGAAGTCGTTCGTCATCTTGAAGACGCTGTGGATGTCGAATATGAAGAAGCCCCCGGGGGTCAGGTGGTTGTAGACATTCTCAAGAACTGCCAGAATCTCACCTTCGTCCTGGCAATAGTTGAGGACGTCGACGGTCGCCGTCACCATATCAAACTGTCTGCCGAGATCGAAATCCTTCATGTCGCCCTGAACATACGAGACATTCCCTCCGCTTTCCTGCCTCGCCACATCGATCATCATATCCGACTGATCCATGCCGATGATTTCATCGAATGGCAGCTGGGCCGTCAATCTGCCCGTCCCGCAGCCGATGTCGAGTACCGTCCGGCGACCACCCTTGAATTGGCGGATGATGTCGAGCCACAGTCCATAGGGCATATCATATGTCAGTTCATCATAATAGTGGCTGAACAGCTGATAGACGGGTCTAGACTTCAACACGCTCACCGTGTTTGAACAGGCGTTCAAGGTTATAGTATTCACGTTCAGGCTTGTGGAAGACATGTACAACCACGTTATTGACATCAAGAAGGATCCATTTTGCATCCTTATATCCTTCAACGAGATAATCCAGATCATTCTCCTTGCAGACATCCATGACTTCATCTGCAATCGCCTGCACCTGCCTGTCCGAATTCCCGTGGCAGATCAGGTAGCAGTCCGTGACACTGCTCGTATCACTTACATCAAATTTCATGATTTCTTCTGCACGTTTATTATCACATGCTTCAATCAGCATATTGACAAGGTGTTCCGTATCCATACAGTCACTCCTTAACCATATTATAGTAGTTGAGGCACTCCACTGTCCTGTGATAGACTGCCCGGTCCTTCGAGACCAGATGAAGCACATTCGCTTTTGTGATTTCATATATCGCGAGATCGAGGTTCTTCTCCTCGAATACGATATCACGTATTTGGTCGACGCCGGGCTGGGACCGTTTCGGTTCGATGTAGTCGGCAACATAGATGATCTTCTCATTCAGGGACATATGGCTTCTGCCGGTGGTATGGTTCATTATCGCCTGGTAGATCTCCTCGTCCAGGATGCCGTGCTCCTCCCGCATCTTGACTGCCGCCACAGGTCCATGCAGCACTTCAGCTTTAAAGCTCAGCAGTTCCGGGTCGAGCTTGTAGTTCGTCACGTATTGGTACATTTCTCCCAGTTCATCGTATTTGGAGAA from Salinicoccus sp. RF5 includes these protein-coding regions:
- the yqeK gene encoding bis(5'-nucleosyl)-tetraphosphatase (symmetrical) YqeK, which encodes MKHKAAITLVKDKLPEKRYKHSKRVAETAIEMAKIYGGDANKCFLAGILHDFSKYDELGEMYQYVTNYKLDPELLSFKAEVLHGPVAAVKMREEHGILDEEIYQAIMNHTTGRSHMSLNEKIIYVADYIEPKRSQPGVDQIRDIVFEEKNLDLAIYEITKANVLHLVSKDRAVYHRTVECLNYYNMVKE
- a CDS encoding ComE operon protein 2; the protein is MRIDWHQYFLAQSHLLSLRSTCERLKVGTTIVKDNRVIAGGYNGSVSGEAHCIDVGCLVEGGHCIRTIHAEINALLQCSKFGVSTEGASIYVTHFPCVHCTKSLIQAGIRYIYYAEDYKNHPYALELLDKTGVHYERIDFDRASIIDSFEKQP
- the rsfS gene encoding ribosome silencing factor, coding for MDTEHLVNMLIEACDNKRAEEIMKFDVSDTSSVTDCYLICHGNSDRQVQAIADEVMDVCKENDLDYLVEGYKDAKWILLDVNNVVVHVFHKPEREYYNLERLFKHGERVEV
- a CDS encoding class I SAM-dependent methyltransferase gives rise to the protein MLKSRPVYQLFSHYYDELTYDMPYGLWLDIIRQFKGGRRTVLDIGCGTGRLTAQLPFDEIIGMDQSDMMIDVARQESGGNVSYVQGDMKDFDLGRQFDMVTATVDVLNYCQDEGEILAVLENVYNHLTPGGFFIFDIHSVFKMTNDFNDVTYSDETDHITYIWNAIKGEAPLSVIHDMTFFIKEEETSDLYRKVQETHAQRTYTHKDMLQLIDRSGFIIDTAFSDFDAENAVTEVCDRVFYILKKKQR
- a CDS encoding ComEA family DNA-binding protein, coding for MDIRAIWEKYKFWIAGGGVLMLVAAAFALLSADEGVEVMAYEPESSIEEPSLEEMTTEAATIFVEVKGAVKYPGVFELPPDARVKNVLEMAQLEADADLLTVNQSMKLVDEMVIYVPVVGEAVEADVPVTESPATADDGEKVNINTAGVEELVTLNGIGEKKAQLFIDYREEHGLFMKLEDIKNIPGIGDKTFESLEPYITID